In Vibrio japonicus, the following are encoded in one genomic region:
- a CDS encoding TRAP transporter large permease, whose translation MFDLSSIGIAWGSLLMLVMMIGLLLTGMQLAFVTGFVAIFFTLCWFGPDALPLIASRTYSFASGYVFLAVPMFVLMAALLDRSGIAKDLFDAMKSVGRKVRGGVAVQTLLVAVLLASMSGVIGGETVLLGILALPQMLRLGYDRKLAIGTTCAGGALGTMLPPSIVLIIYGMTASVSIGDLFKASFLPAFILAGCYIAYVLIRCKLNPSLAPIPSDSGEEEEPQVSYFKALFFPLLSVAVVLGSIYTGVASVTEASALGVVGIMISAIIRGEMNVKMLKESAIATMRTCGMIMWIGIGASALVGIYNLMGGIDFVEEVILGLSGGSALLTLLIMMVILLVLGMFLDWVGVALLTMPIFVPIVVSLGYDPIWFGVVFCLNMQVSFLSPPFGPAAFYLKSVAPKDISLGEIFQSLLPFIGLQIFVLSLVIMFPELAMWWK comes from the coding sequence ATGTTTGATTTATCTTCTATTGGCATTGCATGGGGTAGTTTACTCATGCTGGTCATGATGATCGGCCTATTACTTACGGGTATGCAGTTGGCGTTCGTGACAGGCTTTGTTGCGATTTTCTTCACCCTTTGCTGGTTTGGCCCAGACGCATTGCCACTGATTGCGAGCCGTACCTACAGCTTTGCTTCAGGCTACGTATTCTTAGCCGTACCGATGTTTGTTTTGATGGCGGCGCTTTTAGACCGTTCGGGCATCGCTAAAGACCTGTTTGACGCGATGAAGTCGGTTGGTCGCAAAGTTCGTGGCGGCGTTGCAGTACAGACTCTTTTGGTTGCGGTACTGTTGGCATCAATGTCGGGCGTAATCGGTGGTGAGACGGTGCTACTGGGCATTCTGGCATTGCCACAAATGCTGCGTTTAGGTTACGACCGCAAACTGGCGATCGGTACTACCTGTGCTGGTGGTGCGCTAGGTACCATGTTGCCGCCAAGTATCGTTCTGATCATCTATGGCATGACGGCAAGTGTGTCTATCGGTGACCTGTTTAAAGCGTCATTCTTACCAGCGTTTATTCTGGCAGGTTGTTACATCGCTTACGTACTGATTCGTTGTAAGTTGAACCCTTCTCTTGCGCCAATTCCAAGCGATTCTGGCGAAGAAGAAGAGCCTCAAGTGAGCTACTTTAAAGCGCTGTTCTTCCCGCTGCTTTCTGTCGCGGTGGTACTTGGCAGTATCTACACTGGTGTAGCCTCAGTGACCGAAGCGTCGGCTCTGGGTGTAGTGGGTATCATGATTTCAGCCATCATCCGTGGCGAGATGAACGTCAAAATGCTCAAAGAGAGTGCCATCGCAACCATGCGTACCTGTGGCATGATCATGTGGATCGGCATCGGTGCGAGTGCGCTAGTTGGCATCTACAACCTAATGGGCGGTATCGACTTTGTAGAAGAAGTGATTCTTGGCCTAAGTGGCGGAAGTGCATTGCTGACATTGCTTATCATGATGGTGATCTTGTTGGTACTGGGTATGTTCCTTGACTGGGTAGGCGTTGCGCTACTGACGATGCCAATCTTTGTGCCGATTGTGGTTAGCCTAGGCTACGACCCGATTTGGTTTGGTGTTGTGTTCTGTCTCAACATGCAGGTGTCTTTCTTGTCGCCACCGTTTGGTCCGGCTGCATTCTACCTGAAATCTGTTGCGCCAAAAGACATCAGCCTTGGCGAGATCTTCCAGTCACTACTGCCATTTATCGGCCTACAAATCTTTGTGTTAAGCCTTGTGATCATGTTCCCTGAACTGGCCATGTGGTGGAAATAA
- a CDS encoding TRAP transporter small permease subunit — protein sequence MTDKTPHVPHEQEEQPRNFLDKAIIKISNVLSWFFIFTVLISFYEVVMRYVFDAPTTWVHETASFIGGSLFIVGGIYAFAANKHVRVVLIYDSVSNQTRKYLNLVHHVVGLAFAGMLAYASYAMAMESWFTPWGELRLETSGSVLNAPYPALLKGLIFVVLCILVVQYVLHLIQEIMGLRKKDDV from the coding sequence ATGACTGATAAAACCCCACACGTTCCTCACGAACAAGAAGAACAGCCAAGAAACTTTCTTGATAAAGCGATCATTAAGATCAGTAATGTACTGAGTTGGTTCTTCATCTTTACGGTACTGATTTCTTTCTACGAAGTTGTGATGCGATATGTGTTTGATGCGCCAACGACTTGGGTGCATGAAACGGCTTCGTTTATTGGCGGTTCACTGTTTATCGTCGGTGGTATTTACGCTTTTGCAGCGAACAAACACGTACGAGTCGTGCTGATTTACGATTCGGTTTCCAATCAAACGCGCAAATACCTTAACTTGGTTCACCACGTTGTCGGTTTAGCGTTTGCTGGTATGTTGGCGTACGCCTCCTACGCGATGGCGATGGAGTCATGGTTTACACCTTGGGGTGAATTGCGCCTCGAAACGTCAGGCTCGGTGCTGAATGCGCCATATCCCGCACTTCTTAAAGGTCTGATTTTCGTCGTCCTTTGTATTCTTGTTGTTCAGTATGTATTGCACCTAATCCAAGAGATTATGGGTCTAAGGAAGAAAGACGATGTTTGA
- a CDS encoding TRAP transporter substrate-binding protein: MKAMTKTLLAASITGLFSVSALAADFKLKIQSSDPSGDLNFQVQQNWADRVEKMSNGRIDIDLLPVGAVVKHTETLGAIKMGILDGQVTATGYFSGKDPAFGLIGNTVGAWSDTTQLLQYMNYGGGNELMTELYAPYGVKFVGASTTGVESFISKKPIDGVADLKGLKLRAPEGLVQQVFAAAGATPVNLPGSEVFTGLSKGVIDAADYTVFSTNQKAGMNDIATHPVQPGFHSLPLIDISISQKKWDKMPEDLQTILQTSVRDFSYDMTTQLKMADQAAVKEAQANPDITIHNWSDEERKKFREIAKSQWKVFAERSPNAQKVYESVTTFLETNGLL; the protein is encoded by the coding sequence ATGAAAGCGATGACCAAAACTTTGCTTGCTGCCTCTATTACTGGACTGTTTTCTGTGTCTGCACTTGCAGCTGACTTTAAACTAAAAATCCAGTCTTCTGACCCATCTGGTGATTTGAATTTCCAAGTTCAACAAAACTGGGCAGATCGCGTTGAAAAGATGTCTAACGGTCGTATCGACATAGACTTGTTACCAGTAGGCGCGGTGGTTAAGCACACAGAAACGCTTGGCGCGATTAAAATGGGTATTCTGGATGGTCAAGTCACGGCGACGGGTTACTTCTCTGGTAAAGATCCTGCATTCGGCTTGATTGGTAACACGGTAGGTGCGTGGTCTGACACAACGCAACTACTGCAATACATGAACTACGGCGGTGGTAATGAGCTGATGACTGAGCTTTACGCTCCTTACGGTGTGAAGTTCGTTGGCGCGTCAACAACAGGCGTAGAATCGTTCATCTCTAAAAAGCCAATCGATGGTGTGGCTGACCTGAAAGGTCTAAAACTGCGCGCGCCAGAAGGTCTAGTTCAACAAGTGTTTGCCGCAGCTGGCGCAACACCAGTTAACCTACCAGGTTCAGAAGTGTTTACTGGTTTGAGCAAAGGCGTTATCGATGCAGCGGACTACACGGTATTTTCGACAAACCAAAAAGCGGGCATGAACGACATCGCGACACACCCAGTTCAGCCAGGCTTCCACTCGCTACCGCTTATCGATATCTCTATTTCTCAGAAGAAATGGGACAAGATGCCTGAAGACCTGCAGACTATTCTACAAACGTCGGTACGTGACTTCTCTTACGATATGACGACCCAGCTAAAAATGGCTGATCAAGCAGCGGTAAAAGAAGCGCAGGCAAATCCAGATATCACTATTCACAACTGGTCTGACGAAGAGCGTAAGAAGTTCCGTGAAATCGCGAAATCACAATGGAAAGTGTTTGCTGAACGTTCCCCAAATGCACAAAAAGTGTATGAATCAGTGACAACATTCCTAGAAACAAACGGCCTTTTATAA
- a CDS encoding Mpo1 family 2-hydroxy fatty acid dioxygenase: protein MRNLTQWLSDYGESHQHPINKKIHTVAVPGIYLSVVGLIWSIPTVSIYGVSLNWIWVAMIPLMVFYFRLSLSVFMMMLGFTLACVCLIWSLELLQLPVLMVSLLMFAMFWLLQFIGHKVEGNHPSFFDDFTYLLIGPIWVFRKQ from the coding sequence ATGCGTAACTTGACACAATGGCTCTCAGATTATGGGGAGAGTCACCAACATCCAATCAACAAAAAAATCCATACGGTTGCGGTGCCAGGTATTTATTTGTCTGTAGTTGGCTTGATATGGTCGATTCCAACCGTTTCAATTTATGGTGTTTCATTAAACTGGATTTGGGTGGCCATGATTCCCTTAATGGTGTTTTATTTTAGGCTTTCATTGAGTGTTTTTATGATGATGCTCGGATTCACGCTAGCCTGTGTGTGCCTCATTTGGTCGTTAGAGTTGCTCCAGTTACCCGTTCTGATGGTATCGCTTCTGATGTTCGCCATGTTTTGGCTGCTTCAGTTTATTGGCCATAAAGTTGAAGGGAATCATCCCTCATTTTTTGATGATTTCACGTATTTGCTGATAGGACCGATTTGGGTTTTCCGTAAACAGTAA
- a CDS encoding sensor domain-containing diguanylate cyclase: MGYRLAKHWHVVSLFIFLTTISIILVEYLESAQKSFLRDSLRSRAKDELSIIRSQLESLVVSDIYVANGLNTLIAVNPDVDLSGWDLIAASIMRKSNNIRLIGLAPDNVISHVYPMEGNERAIGLDYRTVPSQWRTIEKATELQEIYIAGPVELVQGGRALIARVPIYLDPPYNTRYWGMCSSVIDLGGLFKDAGIAAFEEKYNFAIRGVDSEGWNGDLFYGSQSTFDAALAVEIVNFPHGGWVLAASEKQDLLNHSEWYRVHTARLIGYPILLVLLLAFGQIYRLYVVANRRALQDELTKLPNRRYFMYTIETYFESAQSSQNDNVKFALLNVDLDKFKEVNDTYGHAAGDEVLIATAERATKALRSSDLVARIGGDEFLVLIPRVTNQSTVEIVVEKLKKAISQTPITFENHLIDIDVSVGCVLYQPEFNSVEDMLHAADSSMYEIKNAKSQTFD, from the coding sequence ATGGGATATCGCTTAGCTAAACACTGGCACGTTGTTAGCTTATTTATTTTTCTTACCACGATTTCGATCATCTTGGTTGAGTACTTGGAAAGTGCTCAGAAGTCTTTTCTGCGTGACAGTTTACGTTCCCGTGCCAAAGACGAACTGTCTATCATTCGCTCCCAACTTGAATCTTTGGTCGTTTCCGATATCTATGTTGCAAATGGTTTGAATACATTAATTGCTGTAAACCCAGACGTTGATTTATCTGGCTGGGATCTCATTGCCGCAAGTATCATGCGTAAGAGTAACAACATACGTCTTATTGGTTTAGCGCCTGACAATGTCATTAGCCACGTTTACCCTATGGAAGGAAATGAACGAGCAATTGGACTTGACTACCGCACTGTGCCTAGCCAGTGGCGGACAATCGAAAAGGCGACCGAACTACAAGAGATTTATATCGCTGGCCCTGTTGAACTGGTTCAAGGTGGTAGAGCATTAATTGCGCGAGTGCCTATCTATTTAGATCCTCCTTATAATACTCGTTACTGGGGAATGTGCAGCAGCGTGATTGATCTGGGCGGGCTTTTTAAAGACGCTGGTATTGCTGCATTTGAAGAAAAATACAATTTCGCTATTCGAGGTGTGGACAGTGAGGGGTGGAATGGCGACTTGTTTTATGGTTCGCAGTCTACCTTTGATGCTGCACTAGCTGTTGAGATTGTTAACTTCCCACACGGCGGATGGGTGCTTGCCGCATCAGAGAAGCAAGATTTGTTAAATCACAGCGAGTGGTATCGAGTTCACACTGCACGTTTGATTGGTTATCCAATACTCCTTGTTTTGTTGCTTGCCTTTGGCCAGATTTATCGTTTGTACGTGGTTGCGAATCGACGAGCCCTCCAAGATGAATTAACGAAATTACCCAATCGACGCTACTTTATGTACACCATCGAAACGTACTTTGAATCAGCGCAGAGCAGTCAAAATGACAACGTAAAATTTGCTTTACTTAACGTTGATCTTGATAAGTTTAAAGAAGTTAACGATACCTATGGTCATGCCGCGGGCGATGAGGTACTTATCGCAACCGCTGAGCGAGCAACCAAAGCTTTGCGTTCCTCGGATTTGGTTGCGAGGATTGGCGGTGATGAATTTTTAGTGCTGATTCCTCGAGTGACAAACCAATCGACTGTAGAAATAGTCGTTGAAAAGCTGAAAAAAGCCATCAGCCAAACCCCTATAACGTTTGAGAATCATCTGATCGATATTGATGTGAGTGTCGGATGCGTTCTTTATCAGCCTGAGTTTAATAGTGTGGAAGATATGTTACACGCTGCCGATTCAAGTATGTATGAGATTAAGAACGCCAAGTCACAAACGTTTGACTAA
- a CDS encoding DUF3541 domain-containing protein, with the protein MRQRILAFILGLILIPSVLAFSSYEESANTIKQTYETQLYTLPAFTEGHYGLRMYRQTLDDKYAAAIWSDMARVASRLNRFAAEVHTPKQIALHSERRVSGYIGETGERSQRRYAATRQMPEYLYLGVDLLGSMARANEYGLKHIEDEKLRKVIRRYDFKKFATNPEMIKAWAAQLANQVFWLRQLDEQDVVEEFIDALKETYPDNMDNALSEQQYGNKLYGLTHIILADSGYYQHKVSEKQYQWIYDYFRNNIDTILLRAKEDIIAEIGISFLLAGLEDDPVVEKTRQAIQQSIDKDRGMIPSVSGDFDIGKGEHRNVLAIMLLDWQQVNPAPKVTTHPKVLSRIPYGLIAK; encoded by the coding sequence ATGCGTCAAAGAATACTCGCCTTTATACTCGGACTTATCCTCATACCCTCAGTTTTGGCCTTTAGCAGCTATGAGGAATCCGCAAATACGATCAAGCAAACCTACGAAACTCAGCTCTATACTCTGCCTGCCTTTACCGAAGGCCATTACGGGCTAAGAATGTATCGTCAAACCTTAGATGACAAATATGCTGCGGCCATCTGGAGTGATATGGCTAGGGTTGCCAGCCGTTTAAATCGCTTCGCGGCTGAAGTGCACACACCCAAGCAAATCGCGCTGCATTCCGAAAGAAGAGTGTCTGGATACATTGGCGAAACTGGCGAAAGAAGCCAAAGACGGTACGCCGCGACTCGACAAATGCCAGAATACCTGTACTTAGGCGTCGATTTATTGGGGTCTATGGCAAGGGCGAATGAGTACGGACTCAAACACATAGAAGACGAAAAGCTACGTAAAGTCATTCGTCGTTACGATTTCAAAAAGTTCGCCACGAATCCAGAAATGATCAAAGCATGGGCGGCTCAACTCGCTAATCAAGTTTTCTGGCTTCGCCAGCTCGATGAGCAAGATGTCGTTGAAGAATTTATTGACGCTCTCAAAGAAACTTATCCAGACAACATGGATAATGCCCTTTCCGAACAGCAATATGGAAACAAGCTATATGGCTTAACCCACATCATTTTAGCGGATTCTGGGTACTACCAACACAAAGTCAGCGAAAAGCAATACCAATGGATCTATGACTACTTCCGCAACAATATTGATACGATTCTACTTCGTGCAAAGGAAGATATTATTGCCGAGATTGGAATTAGCTTCCTGCTCGCAGGCTTAGAAGATGACCCTGTTGTCGAAAAAACACGTCAAGCGATACAACAATCGATTGATAAAGACAGAGGAATGATCCCATCTGTGAGTGGTGATTTTGATATTGGTAAGGGTGAACACCGCAATGTTCTTGCCATTATGTTACTCGACTGGCAGCAAGTTAACCCAGCCCCGAAGGTTACGACTCACCCCAAAGTACTTTCAAGAATCCCTTACGGGTTGATCGCTAAATAA
- a CDS encoding DUF3953 domain-containing protein — translation MIFTAVTFGISELRERDKSKGHVVFVAENERE, via the coding sequence TTGATATTTACTGCAGTTACATTCGGCATTTCCGAATTACGCGAGAGGGATAAATCTAAGGGGCATGTCGTTTTTGTAGCAGAAAATGAGCGGGAGTAG
- the ppnP gene encoding pyrimidine/purine nucleoside phosphorylase has translation MIKVNSYFEESVKSLGFTQGDEQSSVGVMLAGEYTFGTGAPERMTVVKGEMSIKRAGEEEWSTFKDGESFDVVGNSSFDIRLPVTTAYLCEYL, from the coding sequence ATGATCAAGGTAAACAGCTATTTTGAAGAGAGTGTAAAGTCACTAGGTTTTACGCAAGGTGACGAACAATCCAGCGTGGGTGTTATGCTCGCAGGGGAGTACACCTTTGGTACAGGCGCGCCAGAGCGAATGACCGTTGTGAAAGGTGAAATGAGCATTAAGCGTGCAGGCGAAGAAGAATGGTCGACGTTCAAAGATGGTGAATCTTTTGACGTTGTGGGTAACTCTTCATTTGATATTCGCCTTCCTGTTACAACCGCTTATCTGTGCGAGTACCTCTAA
- a CDS encoding DUF2850 domain-containing protein, with product MEKTKIVKLLLTTLPVSFAIGFSALIYFSYQDFVNPKHVYGRWIEIGTPQYNTEVLELGENKVLRNERFIATHFEFDGKKIYITTGEGTFVYQIVGTFKSPQLKRLQPNSPPQRFVKEGYEDTISEEGGGAKNRRAALSEHFGS from the coding sequence ATGGAAAAAACGAAAATTGTAAAACTCCTACTTACTACTCTTCCTGTTTCTTTCGCTATTGGTTTTTCTGCATTGATTTACTTCAGCTATCAAGATTTTGTAAACCCTAAGCACGTCTATGGTCGATGGATTGAAATCGGAACACCTCAATACAATACGGAAGTGCTTGAGTTAGGTGAAAATAAAGTACTGAGAAATGAACGCTTTATCGCAACCCATTTTGAATTTGACGGGAAGAAAATCTATATCACCACTGGCGAAGGCACGTTCGTTTATCAAATTGTTGGCACGTTCAAATCACCTCAATTGAAAAGACTCCAACCTAACAGTCCGCCGCAGAGGTTTGTCAAAGAAGGTTATGAAGATACCATCAGCGAGGAAGGTGGCGGGGCAAAAAACCGCCGCGCCGCATTAAGTGAGCATTTCGGAAGCTAA
- a CDS encoding mechanosensitive ion channel family protein produces the protein MNQLLSYLPEPILSILEKWDTNVLLITIASFIAWLAWRIIYNRLEVLVEKTRFHWDDMVLASIKTPISTLIWCWPATLSLGFVLEDHFSSKLDWLSTLKLLLIIGIFIWVTMRLVNNIEEYALTQKSHDETTVQAVAKVSRLFIIVLGTLTIMQAFGLSLSGLLTFGGVGGLVVGFAAKDLLSNFFGGMMIYFDRPFKVGDWVRSPDRQIEGTVERIGWRMTVIRTFDKRPLYVPNSVFSSIVVENPSRMLNRRIYENIGIRYDDGAKVAAIVSDIKAMLENHPDIDTEQTLIVNFNAFGASSLDLMVYTFTKTVNWVRFHKVKQDVLLKIMQIIRDNNAQVAFPTQTLKINPLEVQDLSAKAFSSQHELQGKE, from the coding sequence ATGAATCAGCTACTTTCCTACTTGCCTGAACCTATTCTCTCAATACTAGAAAAATGGGATACCAACGTCCTACTTATCACAATCGCCAGTTTTATCGCTTGGCTCGCCTGGCGAATCATTTACAACCGATTAGAAGTTCTCGTAGAGAAAACCCGTTTTCACTGGGATGACATGGTGTTAGCCTCAATCAAAACGCCGATTAGCACATTGATATGGTGCTGGCCTGCAACCTTATCTTTAGGGTTCGTGTTAGAGGATCACTTTAGCTCAAAACTGGATTGGCTAAGTACTCTGAAATTGCTATTGATCATCGGTATCTTTATTTGGGTGACGATGCGTTTGGTCAACAATATTGAAGAGTACGCTTTAACGCAAAAGAGCCATGATGAAACAACCGTTCAAGCCGTTGCGAAGGTGTCTAGGCTATTCATTATTGTTCTCGGCACACTAACCATCATGCAAGCATTTGGACTCAGTTTGTCTGGGCTACTGACATTTGGTGGTGTGGGTGGTTTAGTCGTCGGTTTCGCAGCCAAAGATCTGCTCTCGAATTTCTTTGGTGGCATGATGATTTACTTCGACCGACCATTTAAAGTCGGCGATTGGGTTCGCTCTCCTGATCGCCAGATTGAAGGCACAGTAGAACGCATTGGCTGGCGAATGACGGTCATACGCACATTCGATAAACGTCCTTTGTATGTTCCAAATTCTGTCTTTAGCAGCATTGTGGTGGAGAACCCATCTCGGATGCTGAACCGCCGTATTTATGAAAACATTGGCATTCGATATGACGATGGGGCTAAGGTGGCGGCGATAGTCAGCGATATTAAAGCAATGCTGGAAAACCACCCTGATATTGATACCGAACAAACACTCATCGTCAACTTTAACGCGTTTGGAGCATCATCGTTGGATTTGATGGTCTACACGTTTACCAAAACCGTTAATTGGGTTCGCTTTCATAAAGTGAAGCAAGATGTTTTGCTGAAGATAATGCAGATTATCCGAGATAATAACGCCCAAGTCGCCTTCCCGACTCAAACGCTGAAAATTAATCCATTGGAAGTTCAGGATTTATCGGCTAAGGCTTTTTCTTCTCAACATGAATTGCAAGGAAAAGAGTGA
- a CDS encoding MBL fold metallo-hydrolase, with translation MSNGIKTSVATAMDFVGLNFLSDERTRSDLQNSEQERLDKIASSQQFKDGKAIARMPKVASPESMLSVMWKLVCGRNQLRPQTELPYVPVDTMRLEERSKELRVTWLGHSSLYIEMEKTRILIDPVFEYASPWIAKSWYDRNVSSPVSRDKLPTPDVIVISHDHYDHLEESTVRFFANSGVRFFVPLAVGRHLEKWGVDPKNIREFDWWDEVLFEGVRFVATPANHNSGRTGFDSNSTLWCSWALLCESGSLFYSGDTAYDRHFKQIADELGPFDMAFIEVAANVKDGKGFPVENWGHMQARHTVRAFNDLNAGKLCPIHWCTYELFSHQWDEPMLDLLSEVEGSDIDLVTPMVGQTFNVHSDGCHFHWWEETFTEQVLQTDELVSSVGRS, from the coding sequence ATGAGCAATGGAATAAAAACATCGGTCGCCACCGCCATGGACTTTGTCGGTTTGAACTTCTTATCAGATGAGCGCACCCGCTCTGATTTACAAAACAGCGAGCAAGAAAGACTGGATAAAATAGCCTCGTCACAGCAGTTTAAAGATGGAAAAGCGATTGCTCGAATGCCTAAGGTAGCTAGCCCAGAAAGTATGTTGTCGGTCATGTGGAAGCTTGTATGCGGTCGCAACCAGCTGAGACCACAGACAGAATTGCCTTATGTTCCTGTCGATACTATGAGACTGGAAGAAAGGAGTAAGGAACTTCGTGTGACATGGTTAGGTCACTCTAGCCTGTATATAGAAATGGAAAAGACCCGTATTTTGATCGATCCTGTGTTTGAATACGCGTCTCCCTGGATTGCGAAGTCTTGGTATGACCGAAACGTGAGTTCTCCCGTAAGCCGAGACAAACTCCCCACTCCTGATGTTATCGTTATTTCCCATGACCACTATGATCACTTAGAAGAATCGACAGTGAGGTTTTTCGCAAACAGCGGTGTTAGATTTTTTGTTCCTCTTGCGGTCGGCAGACACCTTGAGAAGTGGGGTGTTGACCCCAAAAATATTCGTGAGTTTGATTGGTGGGACGAAGTGCTATTTGAAGGTGTGAGGTTTGTCGCGACACCGGCTAATCATAACTCAGGTCGGACAGGCTTTGATTCAAACTCAACGCTTTGGTGCTCTTGGGCATTACTCTGTGAATCTGGCTCGCTGTTTTATAGTGGAGATACAGCCTACGATCGTCACTTTAAGCAGATAGCCGACGAACTTGGGCCATTTGATATGGCGTTTATAGAGGTTGCCGCGAATGTCAAAGATGGCAAAGGCTTCCCAGTTGAGAATTGGGGGCATATGCAAGCTCGTCATACTGTCCGAGCATTTAACGATTTGAATGCGGGTAAATTATGCCCGATCCATTGGTGCACCTATGAACTATTCTCTCATCAGTGGGATGAACCCATGCTTGATCTGTTATCCGAAGTAGAAGGAAGTGATATCGATCTCGTGACACCCATGGTGGGTCAAACGTTTAACGTCCATAGCGACGGTTGTCACTTTCACTGGTGGGAAGAGACCTTCACGGAACAAGTTCTTCAAACGGACGAGTTGGTGAGCTCAGTAGGGCGTTCATAG
- a CDS encoding EAL domain-containing protein: MTQNNPNLKKVVRTAYLHFPHLMPIIGIFACVMFIAAAVNYYVLREQVMSDGSASISQLERYIDNIADNLQVLERKVGDDCSVQDRLDLQSEVFNSEIMKEVGLYNNGVVYCTSNEGQTKIRLFNSTLQRLQASESNITVTLKESKSKLQTVFIYVSRDQRRGINALLPPQQFLDLVTPAFEQRMYGYKIKVMDQVIQSNFAETKIDRGESYRFSSNLYPFTVSVFLTLDAYKHHYLSYLDEIILVSLIISLIYVTVRYQALARLSIEYALLTAIKEEQIELYLQPIVDINSRKLVGSEALVRWNHPVQGKMSPEQFIPLAEKLGAIDKITKYIFKEITGFLEKNPAYLNENYISINISRHQIVETEFVEYLERYKELHPNYVSSILLELTENVELTSEQLNIALANLKAIQNLGFEIAIDDFGTGYSGLNLVRMMKFNVVKIDKVFIKSLHTDSNIKPVLKSMIQLADDLDMKVIAEGVETEPQIEQLQLLGVKYIQGFYYAKPIKPDDLATFHRMTNEAFDLSQPIPRWKG, encoded by the coding sequence ATGACGCAAAATAATCCCAACTTGAAAAAAGTGGTCAGAACAGCTTACCTCCACTTCCCACACTTGATGCCAATTATTGGTATTTTTGCGTGTGTGATGTTTATCGCTGCTGCCGTCAACTATTACGTGTTGAGAGAGCAGGTGATGTCTGATGGGAGTGCCTCGATCAGCCAGTTAGAACGTTATATAGATAATATTGCAGACAACTTGCAGGTATTAGAGCGAAAAGTAGGTGATGACTGTAGCGTTCAAGATAGATTGGATTTGCAATCGGAAGTATTCAACTCCGAAATAATGAAAGAAGTGGGTTTGTATAACAATGGCGTTGTCTACTGCACGAGCAACGAAGGACAAACGAAAATCCGTTTATTCAACTCAACACTGCAAAGGCTCCAAGCGTCTGAGAGCAACATAACCGTTACTTTAAAAGAATCGAAAAGTAAGCTCCAAACCGTCTTCATTTACGTTTCTCGTGATCAACGCCGCGGTATCAACGCTTTACTGCCTCCCCAACAATTTTTAGATTTGGTTACCCCTGCATTCGAACAACGAATGTATGGATACAAAATAAAGGTCATGGATCAAGTTATCCAATCTAACTTCGCTGAAACAAAAATAGACCGTGGAGAAAGCTATCGCTTCTCTTCAAATCTTTACCCTTTTACGGTCTCTGTTTTCCTTACGCTAGATGCCTACAAACATCATTATCTCTCCTATTTGGACGAAATCATCCTTGTCTCACTGATCATTTCGCTGATTTACGTAACTGTTCGTTATCAAGCGCTGGCGAGGCTCTCCATCGAATACGCGTTGCTGACGGCAATCAAAGAAGAACAAATCGAGCTTTATTTGCAGCCAATTGTTGATATCAATTCGCGTAAGTTGGTTGGAAGCGAAGCACTCGTGCGCTGGAATCACCCGGTGCAGGGTAAAATGTCTCCTGAGCAATTTATACCGCTTGCAGAAAAGTTAGGCGCAATTGATAAAATCACTAAATATATCTTTAAAGAGATCACGGGGTTTCTAGAGAAGAATCCTGCCTATTTAAACGAGAACTACATTAGTATTAATATTAGCCGCCACCAGATTGTCGAAACGGAATTTGTCGAATATCTTGAGCGATACAAAGAGCTGCACCCTAACTACGTTTCAAGCATTTTACTGGAACTCACGGAGAATGTAGAGTTAACGAGCGAACAGCTAAACATTGCTCTTGCCAACCTAAAAGCAATCCAAAATCTGGGGTTTGAGATAGCGATTGATGATTTCGGAACCGGATATTCAGGGCTAAATCTGGTACGGATGATGAAATTTAATGTGGTCAAAATCGATAAGGTTTTCATTAAAAGTTTGCATACCGATTCCAATATTAAGCCCGTTTTAAAATCGATGATTCAACTTGCTGACGATTTAGACATGAAGGTCATCGCTGAGGGTGTAGAAACCGAGCCACAAATAGAGCAGCTTCAACTATTAGGTGTTAAATACATTCAAGGCTTCTACTACGCGAAACCTATCAAGCCGGATGACTTAGCCACGTTCCATCGAATGACCAATGAAGCCTTTGACCTCTCTCAGCCGATTCCACGCTGGAAAGGCTAG